A stretch of the Panicum virgatum strain AP13 chromosome 9N, P.virgatum_v5, whole genome shotgun sequence genome encodes the following:
- the LOC120691169 gene encoding aminotransferase ALD1 homolog: MPANMISKILEKADLPLDVTAPHVVKTEAARTSVLRNPNMEKLQKGYLFPEISMKHEAHLKKYPDAKVISLGIGDTTEPIPRVITSAMAEYTLALSTQEGYQGYGPEQGQMNLRKVIAEKVYPNMGIKESEVFISDGAQCDIARLQMLFGPNVTIAVQDPTFPGYVDNGVIVGQTGEADEAGRYAGISYMRCAPENHFFPDLSRVPRTDVIFFCSPNNPTGHAASAAQLRELVDFARRNGSIIVFDAAYAWYVSEDDEEEGGGGGNNSKPRSIYEVPGAREVAIEICSFSKFAGFTGVRLGWAVVPGELRYADGSPVARDFDRIVCTCFNGASSVAQAGGLACLATEEGRAAVRRVVAVYKENARVLVDTFASLGKEVYGGADSPYVWVRFPGRRSWDVFAEILEKTHVITVPGSGFGPGGEGFVRVSAFNSRDRVLEAAARLRKYLA; the protein is encoded by the exons ATGCCGGCAAATATGATCTCCAA GATCCTTGAGAAGGCTGACCTTCCACTGGATGTTACTGCACCTCATGTAGTGAAAACTGAAG CTGCTCGGACCAGCGTTCTTCGCAATCCGAACATGGAAAAGCTTCAGAAGGGCTACTTGTTCCCGGAG ATTAGCATGAAGCATGAGGCTCACCTGAAGAAGTACCCTGACGCTAAGGTCATAAGCTTGGGTATCGGTGACACAACTGAACCCATTCCAAGGGTCATAACGTCGGCTATGGCTGAG TATACACTTGCGTTATCCACTCAAGAAGGATATCAGGGTTACGGACCGGAGCAAGGTCAAATG AACCTGCGCAAGGTCATAGCTGAGAAAGTGTACCCAAACATGGGGATAAAGGAGTCTGAGGTGTTCATATCGGACGGAGCGCAGTGTGACATTGCACGACTGCAG ATGCTGTTCGGGCCCAACGTGACCATCGCCGTCCAAGATCCCACCTTCCCG GGCTACGTGGACAACGGCGTGATCGTGGGGCAGACCGGCGAGGCGGACGAGGCCGGCAGGTACGCCGGCATCTCCTACATGCGGTGCGCGCCGGAGAACCACTTCTTCCCGGACCTCTCCCGCGTGCCGCGCACCGACGTCATCTTCTTCTGCTCGCCCAACAACCCGACGGGCCACGCCGCGTCGGCGGCGCAGCTGCGGGAGCTCGTGGACTTCGCGCGGCGGAACGGGTCCATCATCGTGTTCGACGCGGCGTACGCGTGGTACGTgtccgaggacgacgaggaggagggcggcggcggcggcaacaacAGCAAGCCGCGGTCCATCTACGAGGTGCCCGGCGCCCGGGAGGTGGCCATCGAGATCTGCTCCTTCTCCAAGTTCGCCGGGTTCACGGGCGTCCGGCTCGGCTGGGCGGTGGTGCCCGGCGAGCTCCGCTACGCGGACGGCTCCCCCGTGGCCCGCGACTTCGACCGCATCGTGTGCACCTGCTTCAACGGCGCCTCCAGCGTCGCGCAGGCGGGGGGGCTCGCCTGCCTCGCCACGGAGGAGGGCcgggccgccgtgcgccgcgtgGTAGCCGTGTACAAGGAGAACGCGCGCGTGCTGGTGGACACGTTCGCGTCGCTCGGCAAGGAGGTGTACGGCGGCGCCGACTCGCCCTACGTGTGGGTGCGCTTCCCGGGGCGCCGGTCCTGGGACGTGTTCGCGGAGATCCTCGAGAAGACGCACGTCATCACCGTGCCGGGCAGCGGgttcggccccggcggcgaggggttcGTCAGGGTCAGCGCCTTCAACAGCAGGGACAGGGTGCTGGAGGCCGCCGCCAGGCTCAGGAAATACCTCGCCTGA
- the LOC120691170 gene encoding 18S rRNA aminocarboxypropyltransferase-like isoform X2, whose amino-acid sequence MGYNRNSRGRGSSSSSSSSRRNKQEASWDDGPGTSLPRQEDTEEEFKGSRIQLAMWDFGQCDVKRCTGRKLSRFGLLKELRVTNGFGGVVLSPVGTQCVSKADHPIVQRKGLAVVDCSWARLSDVPFVKLRCGAPRLLPWLVAANPVNYGRPCELSCVEALSAALIICGEEDTGHLLLGKFKWGHSFLSLNRDLLKAYSKCENGSEIINVQNSWLSGNSSAPKPPVNEAEKSRQSKEEGSEGDSDDDLPPLEENLNHLNLNRDEESEEGSEGDSDDDLPPLEENLNHLNLNRDEESEEGSEGDSDDDLPPLEENLNHLNLNQDEESEEESESKRKG is encoded by the exons ATGGGGTACAATCGCAATAGCCGCGGCCGCggatcctcctcctcgtcgtcgtcttcaCGCCGCAACAAGCAAGAAGCCTCTTG GGATGATGGTCCTGGGACCTCACTTCCAAGGCAGGAAG ATACCGAAGAGGAATTTAAAGGTTCAAGAATTCAACTTGCAATGTGG GACTTTGGGCAATGTGATGTTAAAAGGTGTACTGGTCGTAAGCTTTCAAGATTTGGGCTTCTAAAG GAGTTACGGGTGACCAATGGTTTTGGTGGTGTTGTTCTCAG cCCTGTTGGGACACAATGTGTATCCAAGGCAGATCATCCTATTGTGCAGAGAAAAGGATTGGCTGTGGTTGATTGTTCCTGGGCACGTTTAAGTGATGTCCCTTTTGTGAAACTCCGCTGTGGCGCTCCTCGCCTCT TGCCATGGTTGGTAGCAGCAAACCCTGTGAACTATGGGCGCCCATGTGAACTGTCTTGTGTGGAAGCCTTATCAGCAGCCCTCATAATATG TGGGGAGGAAGACACAGGACATTTACTGCTTGGGAAATTCAAGTGGGGTCACTCATTCTTGTCGCTAAACAG AGACCTCCTGAAAGCGTACTCCAAATGTGAAAATGGATCTGAGATAATCAATGTGCAGAACTCCTGGTTATCAGGTAACTCAAGTGCTCCAAAGCCACCTGTAAATG AGGCAGAAAAATCACGCCAAAGCAAAGAGGAAGGATCTGAGGGTGATTCTGACGATGATTTGCCGCCTCTTGAGGAAAATCTGAACCACTTGAACCTCAACCGAGATGAGGAAAGCGAGGAAGGATCTGAGGGTGATTCTGACGATGATTTGCCGCCTCTTGAGGAAAATCTGAACCACTTGAACCTCAACCGAGATGAGGAAAGCGAGGAAGGATCTGAGGGTGATTCTGATGATGATTTGCCACCTCTCGAGGAGAACTTGAACCACTTGAACCTCAACCAAGACGAGGAAAGCGAGGAAGAAAGTGAAAGTAAAAGGAAGGGCTAA
- the LOC120691170 gene encoding 18S rRNA aminocarboxypropyltransferase-like isoform X1, whose protein sequence is MGYNRNSRGRGSSSSSSSSRRNKQEASWDDGPGTSLPRQEEDTEEEFKGSRIQLAMWDFGQCDVKRCTGRKLSRFGLLKELRVTNGFGGVVLSPVGTQCVSKADHPIVQRKGLAVVDCSWARLSDVPFVKLRCGAPRLLPWLVAANPVNYGRPCELSCVEALSAALIICGEEDTGHLLLGKFKWGHSFLSLNRDLLKAYSKCENGSEIINVQNSWLSGNSSAPKPPVNEAEKSRQSKEEGSEGDSDDDLPPLEENLNHLNLNRDEESEEGSEGDSDDDLPPLEENLNHLNLNRDEESEEGSEGDSDDDLPPLEENLNHLNLNQDEESEEESESKRKG, encoded by the exons ATGGGGTACAATCGCAATAGCCGCGGCCGCggatcctcctcctcgtcgtcgtcttcaCGCCGCAACAAGCAAGAAGCCTCTTG GGATGATGGTCCTGGGACCTCACTTCCAAGGCAGGAAG AAGATACCGAAGAGGAATTTAAAGGTTCAAGAATTCAACTTGCAATGTGG GACTTTGGGCAATGTGATGTTAAAAGGTGTACTGGTCGTAAGCTTTCAAGATTTGGGCTTCTAAAG GAGTTACGGGTGACCAATGGTTTTGGTGGTGTTGTTCTCAG cCCTGTTGGGACACAATGTGTATCCAAGGCAGATCATCCTATTGTGCAGAGAAAAGGATTGGCTGTGGTTGATTGTTCCTGGGCACGTTTAAGTGATGTCCCTTTTGTGAAACTCCGCTGTGGCGCTCCTCGCCTCT TGCCATGGTTGGTAGCAGCAAACCCTGTGAACTATGGGCGCCCATGTGAACTGTCTTGTGTGGAAGCCTTATCAGCAGCCCTCATAATATG TGGGGAGGAAGACACAGGACATTTACTGCTTGGGAAATTCAAGTGGGGTCACTCATTCTTGTCGCTAAACAG AGACCTCCTGAAAGCGTACTCCAAATGTGAAAATGGATCTGAGATAATCAATGTGCAGAACTCCTGGTTATCAGGTAACTCAAGTGCTCCAAAGCCACCTGTAAATG AGGCAGAAAAATCACGCCAAAGCAAAGAGGAAGGATCTGAGGGTGATTCTGACGATGATTTGCCGCCTCTTGAGGAAAATCTGAACCACTTGAACCTCAACCGAGATGAGGAAAGCGAGGAAGGATCTGAGGGTGATTCTGACGATGATTTGCCGCCTCTTGAGGAAAATCTGAACCACTTGAACCTCAACCGAGATGAGGAAAGCGAGGAAGGATCTGAGGGTGATTCTGATGATGATTTGCCACCTCTCGAGGAGAACTTGAACCACTTGAACCTCAACCAAGACGAGGAAAGCGAGGAAGAAAGTGAAAGTAAAAGGAAGGGCTAA
- the LOC120691219 gene encoding low affinity sulfate transporter 3-like produces the protein MEASAAVESSATVSAFEVSRRPDTAKLVLNSPGPLSLREELAAVVGKAFRPRASGGGRAPRCAWVLTALQCVFPVLQWGRSYNLKSFRSDIMAGLTLASLGIPQSIGYANLAKLDPQYGLYTSVVPPLIYAVMGTSREIAIGPVAVVSLLLSSMIQNIVDPAADPATYRSLVFTVTFLAGVFQVSFGLFRLGFLVDFLSHAAIVGFMAGAAIVIGLQQLKGLLGLSHFTNSTDIVSVIKAVCSALHDPWHPGNFFIGCSFLIFILATRFIGRRYKKLFWLSAIAPLISVILSTTVVYATRADKHGVKIIQKVHAGVNPSSVKQIQLNGPHTAECAKIAIVCAVIALTEAIAVGRSFASIRGYKLDGNKEMLAMGFSNVAGSQSSCYVATGSFSRTAVNFSAGARSTMSNIIMSITVFITLELFMKFLYYTPMAVLASIILSALPGLIDIKEACNIWKVDKMDFLTCLGAFVGVLFGSVEIGLAVAIAISFAKIIIHSLRPQVEILGRLQGTNIFCSIRQYPVACRTPTVLTIRIDTSFMCFINATFIKERIINWVREEVEASDGKGKERIQAVVLDMSSVVNTDTSGLTALEDIHKELVSLGIQMAIAGPGWNAVQKMKVSRVVDRVGEDWIFLTVGEAVEACLSAHKGTALEC, from the exons ATGGAGGCCTCGGCAGCCGTCGAGTCGTCGGCCACCGTGTCCGCATTCGAGGTATCCAGGCGCCCGGACACGGCCAAGCTCGTGCTCAACAGCCCCGGCCCGCTGAGCCTGCgcgaggagctcgccgccgtggtCGGCAAGGCGTTCCGGCCACgggcctccggcggcggccgggcgccgCGGTGCGCGTGGGTCCTCACGGCGCTGCAGTGCGTGTTCCCGGTGCTGCAGTGGGGGAGGAGCTACAACCTCAAGTCCTTCAGGAGTGACATCATGGCCGGCCTCACTCTCGCCAGCCTTGGCATCCCGCAG AGCATTGGATACGCCAATCTTGCCAAACTGGACCCTCAGTACGGCCTTT ACACGAGCGTTGTGCCGCCTCTGATCTACGCTGTCATGGGGACGTCGAGGGAGATCGCCATCGGCCCCGTCGCCGTGGTCTCGCTGCTGCTGTCGTCGATGATCCAGAACATCGTCGACCCGGCCGCCGACCCGGCGACCTACCGGTCGCTCGTCTTCACAGTGACTTTCCTCGCCGGGGTCTTCCAGGTGTCCTTCGGCCTGTTCag GCTGGGATTTCTCGTCGATTTCCTGTCACACGCTGCCATCGTTGGGTTCATGGCAGGCGCGGCCATCGTCATCGGGCTGCAGCAGCTCAAGGGCCTCCTTGGGCTCAGCCATTTCACAAACAGCACCGACATCGTCTCGGTGATCAAGGCTGTGTGCTCGGCGCTACACGACCCG TGGCACCCGGGCAActtcttcatcggatgctcCTTCCTCATATTCATCCTCGCCACGCGGTTCATC GGGAGGAGGTACAAGAAGTTGTTCTGGCTTTCTGCGATTGCACCTTTGATCTCGGTGATTCTGTCCACTACTGTGGTCTACGCTACAAGAGCTGACAAGCATGGCGTGAAGATCATACAGAAGGTGCATGCAGGGGTGAACCCAAGCTCGGTCAAGCAGATACAACTGAATGGACCTCATACTGCAGAGTGTGCCAAGATTGCCATCGTCTGTGCAGTCATCGCACTTACG GAAGCTATTGCCGTTGGACGGTCTTTTGCTTCGATAAGAGGGTACAAACTTGATGGAAACAAGGAAATGCTCGCCATGGGATTTTCAAATGTTGCTGGATCTCAATCCTCATGCTATGTCGCAACAG GTTCATTCTCCCGTACAGCAGTGAACTTCAGCGCAGGCGCCAGGTCAACGATGTCAAACATCATCATGTCCATCACTGTGTTCATCACCTTAGAGTTGTTTATGAAGTTCCTATACTACACACCCATGGCGGTGCTCGCCTCCATCATTCTATCAGCTCTTCCCGGACTGATTGACATCAAAGAAGCTTGCAACATATGGAAAGTTGACAAGATGGATTTCCTCACATGCCTTGGCGCATTCGTTGGTGTTTTATTTGGTTCGGTGGAGATCGGCCTTGCAGTTGCA ATTGCCATTTCCTTCGCAAAGATCATCATACATTCACTCCGACCTCAAGTAGAGATTCTTGGCAGGCTACAAGGGACAAATATCTTCTGCAGCATCAGGCAATACCCTGTGGCTTGCCGAACTCCGACTGTACTGACGATACGCATTGACACATCCTTCATGTGTTTCATCAATGCCACTTTCATCAAAGAAAG GATCATAAATTGGGTCCGGGAAGAAGTGGAGGCATCAGATGGAAAGGGCAAAGAGAGGATACAAGCAGTGGTCCTTGATATGTCAA GTGTTGTAAACACTGACACTTCAGGGCTAACAGCACTAGAAGACATACACAAGGAGTTGGTGTCTCTTGGCATACAG ATGGCTATAGCTGGTCCAGGATGGAATGCAGTACAGAAGATGAAAGTGTCACGGGTCGTGGACAGAGTAGGAGAAGATTGGATATTCCTGACAGTAGGTGAAGCAGTGGAGGCCTGTCTAAGTGCACATAAGGGAACGGCTCTCGAATGTTGA
- the LOC120691170 gene encoding 18S rRNA aminocarboxypropyltransferase-like isoform X3 has translation MGYNRNSRGRGSSSSSSSSRRNKQEASWDDGPGTSLPRQEEDTEEEFKGSRIQLAMWDFGQCDVKRCTGRKLSRFGLLKELRVTNGFGGVVLSPVGTQCVSKADHPIVQRKGLAVVDCSWARLSDVPFVKLRCGAPRLLPWLVAANPVNYGRPCELSCVEALSAALIICGEEDTGHLLLGKFKWGHSFLSLNRDLLKAYSKCENGSEIINVQNSWLSGNSSAPKPPVNEAEKSRQSKEEGSEGDSDDDLPPLEENLNHLNLNRDEESEEGSEGDSDDDLPPLEENLNHLNLNQDEESEEESESKRKG, from the exons ATGGGGTACAATCGCAATAGCCGCGGCCGCggatcctcctcctcgtcgtcgtcttcaCGCCGCAACAAGCAAGAAGCCTCTTG GGATGATGGTCCTGGGACCTCACTTCCAAGGCAGGAAG AAGATACCGAAGAGGAATTTAAAGGTTCAAGAATTCAACTTGCAATGTGG GACTTTGGGCAATGTGATGTTAAAAGGTGTACTGGTCGTAAGCTTTCAAGATTTGGGCTTCTAAAG GAGTTACGGGTGACCAATGGTTTTGGTGGTGTTGTTCTCAG cCCTGTTGGGACACAATGTGTATCCAAGGCAGATCATCCTATTGTGCAGAGAAAAGGATTGGCTGTGGTTGATTGTTCCTGGGCACGTTTAAGTGATGTCCCTTTTGTGAAACTCCGCTGTGGCGCTCCTCGCCTCT TGCCATGGTTGGTAGCAGCAAACCCTGTGAACTATGGGCGCCCATGTGAACTGTCTTGTGTGGAAGCCTTATCAGCAGCCCTCATAATATG TGGGGAGGAAGACACAGGACATTTACTGCTTGGGAAATTCAAGTGGGGTCACTCATTCTTGTCGCTAAACAG AGACCTCCTGAAAGCGTACTCCAAATGTGAAAATGGATCTGAGATAATCAATGTGCAGAACTCCTGGTTATCAGGTAACTCAAGTGCTCCAAAGCCACCTGTAAATG AGGCAGAAAAATCACGCCAAAGCAAAGAG GAAGGATCTGAGGGTGATTCTGACGATGATTTGCCGCCTCTTGAGGAAAATCTGAACCACTTGAACCTCAACCGAGATGAGGAAAGCGAGGAAGGATCTGAGGGTGATTCTGATGATGATTTGCCACCTCTCGAGGAGAACTTGAACCACTTGAACCTCAACCAAGACGAGGAAAGCGAGGAAGAAAGTGAAAGTAAAAGGAAGGGCTAA